Proteins encoded within one genomic window of Desulfovibrio sp. X2:
- a CDS encoding branched-chain amino acid ABC transporter permease — MNRSTLIKIVGFALILAFPLTPWAGDYILHVLTLIMVYMVLSMGLNVVPGFCGLLDLGFVGFYGIGAYTAGLLTLNYGMSMWLIIPLAALNGAVWGVLLGAPTLRLTGDYFAIVTFGFSELVVLFLTNEIWLTRGPLGLPGIDPVNIDLSWLSKAINPSWDWYYEFIGEKPYFYLALVMVVVVYVVMRRIEDSRLGRAWFAIREDPLAAASAGINILNYKVIAFAISAGIGALAGSFFARWTLFLSPDMFKFWESFLVLCMVVLGGLGNINGALIGATILVALGELLRDLLPRLGLPAETRFLAYGLLMILIMRFKPSGFIPKIADASLKNPVIVNLKRTLKVKGVVS; from the coding sequence ATGAACAGGTCAACACTCATCAAGATCGTCGGCTTCGCGCTGATCCTGGCGTTTCCCCTGACCCCGTGGGCGGGCGACTACATCCTGCACGTCCTCACGCTGATCATGGTCTACATGGTCCTGTCCATGGGCCTGAACGTGGTGCCCGGCTTCTGCGGCCTGCTCGACCTCGGCTTCGTTGGCTTCTACGGCATCGGCGCCTACACCGCGGGCCTGCTGACGCTCAACTACGGCATGTCCATGTGGCTCATCATCCCCCTGGCGGCGCTGAACGGCGCGGTCTGGGGCGTGCTGCTCGGCGCGCCGACGCTTCGCCTCACGGGCGACTACTTCGCCATCGTGACCTTCGGCTTCTCCGAGCTCGTGGTCCTCTTCCTGACCAACGAGATCTGGCTGACCCGAGGCCCCCTCGGCCTGCCGGGCATCGATCCCGTGAACATCGACCTCTCCTGGCTCTCCAAGGCCATCAATCCCTCCTGGGACTGGTACTACGAGTTCATCGGCGAGAAGCCGTACTTCTATCTCGCCCTGGTCATGGTGGTGGTCGTCTACGTGGTCATGCGCCGCATCGAGGACTCGCGCCTCGGCCGCGCCTGGTTCGCCATCCGCGAGGACCCGCTCGCCGCGGCCTCGGCAGGCATCAACATCCTGAACTACAAGGTCATCGCCTTCGCCATCTCCGCGGGCATCGGCGCCCTGGCGGGTTCCTTCTTCGCCCGCTGGACGCTCTTCCTCTCGCCCGACATGTTCAAGTTCTGGGAATCCTTCCTGGTGCTCTGCATGGTCGTGCTCGGAGGCCTGGGCAACATCAACGGCGCGCTCATCGGCGCGACCATCCTCGTGGCCCTGGGCGAGCTCCTGCGCGACCTGCTGCCGCGCCTGGGGCTTCCGGCCGAGACGCGCTTTCTGGCCTACGGCCTGCTCATGATCCTGATCATGCGCTTCAAGCCCTCCGGCTTCATCCCCAAGATCGCGGACGCCTCGCTCAAGAATCCGGTCATCGTGAATCTCAAGCGAACGCTCAAGGTCAAGGGGGTGGTGTCGTGA
- a CDS encoding heme exporter protein CcmB: MLKPALAIARKDLKLVFAAGQGLVQALLLGLLLVFLFSLSRAPGEATPPQAAATIFWLATAFSLILVCNTLYGFEDEAGARHGLLLSPAPAQAVWCGKALACLLLLLLLQAVFAPAVFIFLGQGIGEGASAGLGGVLAVDWGLAVLGALLGALAYGQAAKESLLSVILFPLLVPALLAGVKTLAYALGAQDVDGPANWLMLALAFDALFTAGALVLYPFVFSGEE, translated from the coding sequence GTGCTGAAACCCGCCCTGGCCATCGCGCGAAAGGACCTGAAGCTCGTCTTCGCGGCCGGGCAGGGGCTGGTCCAGGCCCTGCTGCTCGGCCTGCTGCTGGTCTTCCTCTTCAGCCTCTCCCGCGCGCCGGGCGAGGCCACGCCGCCGCAGGCCGCGGCCACCATCTTCTGGCTGGCCACCGCCTTCAGCCTGATCCTCGTCTGCAACACGCTCTACGGCTTCGAGGACGAGGCCGGGGCGCGGCACGGACTCCTGCTCTCGCCCGCGCCCGCGCAGGCCGTGTGGTGCGGCAAGGCCCTGGCCTGCCTGCTCCTGCTCCTTCTCCTGCAGGCCGTCTTCGCGCCCGCCGTGTTCATCTTCCTGGGGCAGGGGATCGGGGAGGGCGCGTCGGCCGGGCTCGGCGGCGTGCTGGCCGTGGACTGGGGCCTGGCCGTGCTCGGCGCGCTGCTGGGCGCGCTGGCCTACGGACAGGCGGCCAAGGAGTCGCTGCTCTCGGTGATCCTCTTTCCCCTTCTGGTTCCGGCCCTGCTGGCCGGGGTGAAGACCCTGGCCTACGCCCTGGGCGCGCAGGACGTGGACGGCCCCGCGAACTGGCTCATGCTGGCCCTGGCCTTCGACGCCCTCTTCACGGCCGGGGCCCTGGTGCTGTATCCCTTCGTCTTCAGCGGGGAGGAATGA
- a CDS encoding tetratricopeptide repeat protein: protein MAQGALRSPLSRGLVIVLAAALVGMFVSSILYRMENPSRQIVMRPAAQGPAGSQGMDMGGLRDLMKQLSEHPDDPAVQMDLARRFMTMGAWDRAALFAQNAVNLVPSSSEALTLYGLALFKLERYKEAAGIYSQLVQIDPKNIMAQYNLGVIYGHFLNDPAKAEEHFRAALALKPKDERLRTMIQSELDQNKGHGKQ from the coding sequence ATGGCCCAAGGCGCGCTTCGAAGCCCCCTGTCCCGCGGCCTGGTGATCGTGCTGGCCGCGGCCCTGGTCGGCATGTTCGTCTCCTCCATCCTCTACCGCATGGAAAACCCCTCGCGGCAGATCGTCATGCGTCCGGCCGCCCAGGGGCCCGCCGGCTCCCAGGGCATGGACATGGGCGGGCTGCGCGATCTCATGAAGCAGCTCTCCGAGCATCCCGACGACCCGGCCGTGCAGATGGATCTGGCGCGGCGCTTCATGACCATGGGCGCCTGGGACCGGGCCGCGCTCTTCGCCCAGAACGCCGTCAACCTGGTGCCGTCCAGCAGCGAGGCCCTGACCCTCTACGGACTGGCCCTGTTCAAGCTCGAGCGTTACAAGGAGGCGGCGGGGATCTACTCCCAGCTCGTGCAGATCGACCCCAAGAACATAATGGCCCAGTACAACCTGGGCGTGATCTACGGTCACTTCCTGAACGACCCGGCGAAGGCGGAGGAGCACTTCCGCGCGGCCCTCGCGCTCAAGCCGAAGGACGAACGTCTCCGGACCATGATCCAGAGCGAACTCGATCAGAACAAGGGGCATGGAAAACAGTAG
- a CDS encoding cytochrome c maturation protein CcmE: MAQRSSKGIYIAAGLLFLAGFGYLLFSGLSSNSVYFVNVSEALAVQAKGDLKQARLFGVVEPQDLSTKNGGLGAVFTLADKDDASKTIRVDYTGAVPDTFKPGVEVIVEGRMGRQAFDATTLMTKCPSKYKKMREEEKSAKG; encoded by the coding sequence ATGGCGCAACGCTCCAGCAAAGGCATCTACATAGCCGCCGGGCTTCTCTTCCTGGCGGGCTTCGGCTATCTGCTCTTCTCCGGGCTGTCGTCGAACAGCGTCTACTTCGTCAACGTCTCCGAGGCCCTGGCCGTTCAGGCCAAGGGGGACCTCAAGCAGGCCCGGCTCTTCGGCGTCGTGGAGCCGCAGGACCTCTCCACCAAGAACGGCGGCCTGGGGGCGGTCTTCACCCTGGCCGACAAGGACGACGCCTCCAAGACCATCCGCGTGGACTACACCGGAGCCGTGCCCGACACCTTCAAGCCGGGGGTCGAGGTCATCGTGGAGGGGCGCATGGGCCGGCAGGCCTTCGACGCCACCACGCTGATGACCAAGTGCCCGAGCAAGTACAAGAAGATGCGGGAGGAGGAGAAGTCCGCCAAAGGATAG
- a CDS encoding CcmD family protein translates to MTAEQYLIAGNVVVWCGLGGYVLFLATRLSGLERRLARLLALRGEGEDE, encoded by the coding sequence ATGACCGCTGAACAGTATCTCATCGCCGGAAACGTGGTCGTCTGGTGCGGCCTCGGCGGCTACGTGCTCTTTCTCGCCACCCGCCTCTCCGGGCTCGAGCGGCGGCTCGCCCGCCTCCTGGCCCTGCGCGGGGAAGGGGAGGACGAATAG
- a CDS encoding cytochrome c biogenesis protein: protein MLILTILAVAVLCAAQYMIFVYAPVEQTMGLVQKIFYYHLPLSWWALVSFTCVFVASALYLWKGEERYDRLAGAAGEIGVLFTALTLATGMIWGRSAWNVWWTWDPRLTTALIMWFVYAAYLALRTAPLGAARRARACAVLGVVAFLDVPLVFYSARLWRSIHPAVIGAKGGGMEPEMWHTVFVCIAAFGLLWLILLLLRLRLMAAASALDARAALLAARDAENASAR, encoded by the coding sequence GTGCTCATCCTGACCATCCTGGCGGTCGCCGTGCTGTGCGCGGCGCAGTACATGATCTTCGTCTACGCGCCCGTGGAGCAGACCATGGGGCTCGTGCAGAAGATCTTCTACTACCACCTGCCTCTCTCCTGGTGGGCCCTGGTCTCGTTCACCTGCGTCTTCGTCGCCTCGGCCCTCTATCTCTGGAAAGGGGAGGAGCGCTATGACCGGCTGGCGGGCGCGGCAGGGGAGATCGGCGTGCTCTTCACCGCCCTGACCCTGGCCACGGGCATGATCTGGGGCCGCAGCGCCTGGAACGTGTGGTGGACCTGGGATCCCAGGCTGACCACGGCGCTCATCATGTGGTTCGTCTACGCCGCCTACCTGGCGCTGCGCACTGCCCCGCTCGGCGCGGCCCGCCGCGCCCGCGCCTGCGCCGTGCTCGGCGTGGTGGCCTTCCTGGACGTGCCGCTCGTCTTCTACTCGGCCAGGCTCTGGCGCTCCATCCATCCCGCCGTCATCGGCGCCAAGGGCGGAGGCATGGAGCCCGAGATGTGGCATACGGTCTTCGTCTGCATCGCGGCCTTCGGCCTGCTCTGGCTGATCCTGCTCCTCCTGCGCCTGCGCCTCATGGCCGCCGCGTCCGCGCTCGACGCGCGCGCGGCCCTGCTTGCCGCGCGCGACGCGGAAAACGCTTCTGCGAGGTGA
- a CDS encoding hemolysin family protein, whose amino-acid sequence MLELILAVGLATFVSFFCSLSEAALYSISWSKIENLRREKRRTGDILFALRQDVERPISAILTLNTVANTAGASIAGAAAADTFGADHLVLFATIFTLFLLILGEIIPKTVGVVYSRQVAPFMARPILWLVAILNPFIWAMGFIIRMVKGKTSGPQATEEDIKAIVSLTRKAGLLKPYEELSIRNILTLDLRHVEEIMTPRTVVFSLPVHLSVAEAMQAGAVWPHSRVPVWDDDPEDIVGLVYRREVLEALAKDRDELSLEALMKPVEFVLETLTLDRALIKFLESRTHLFVVLDEYGGFSGVISLEDVLEEILGKEIMDETDQVADMRELARRKRKIITEGGK is encoded by the coding sequence ATGCTGGAACTCATCCTTGCCGTGGGCCTGGCCACGTTCGTCTCCTTCTTCTGCTCATTGAGCGAGGCCGCGCTCTATTCCATTTCCTGGAGCAAGATCGAGAACCTGCGGCGCGAGAAGCGCCGCACCGGGGACATCCTCTTCGCCCTGCGCCAGGACGTGGAACGGCCCATCTCCGCCATCCTGACCCTGAACACGGTGGCCAACACGGCGGGCGCCTCCATCGCGGGCGCGGCAGCGGCCGACACCTTCGGCGCGGATCACCTGGTCCTCTTCGCCACCATCTTCACCCTCTTCCTGCTCATCCTGGGCGAGATCATCCCCAAGACCGTGGGCGTGGTCTACTCGCGCCAGGTGGCGCCCTTCATGGCCCGGCCCATCCTCTGGCTGGTCGCGATCCTGAACCCCTTCATCTGGGCCATGGGCTTCATCATCCGCATGGTCAAGGGCAAGACCTCCGGGCCGCAGGCCACGGAAGAGGACATCAAGGCCATCGTCAGCCTGACGCGCAAGGCCGGGCTGCTCAAGCCCTACGAAGAGCTGTCCATCAGGAACATCCTGACCCTGGACCTTCGGCACGTCGAGGAGATCATGACCCCGCGCACGGTGGTCTTCTCCCTGCCCGTGCACCTGAGCGTGGCCGAGGCCATGCAGGCGGGCGCGGTCTGGCCGCACAGCCGCGTGCCCGTGTGGGACGACGATCCCGAGGACATCGTGGGCCTGGTCTATCGCCGCGAAGTGCTGGAGGCCCTGGCCAAGGACCGCGACGAGTTGAGCCTCGAGGCGCTCATGAAGCCGGTCGAGTTCGTGCTCGAGACCTTGACCCTGGACAGGGCCCTCATTAAGTTCCTCGAATCCCGCACCCACCTCTTCGTCGTGCTCGACGAGTACGGCGGATTCTCCGGCGTGATCTCGCTCGAGGACGTGCTCGAGGAGATACTGGGCAAGGAAATCATGGACGAGACGGACCAGGTCGCTGACATGCGCGAGCTGGCCCGCCGCAAACGCAAGATCATCACAGAGGGCGGCAAGTAG
- a CDS encoding ATP-binding cassette domain-containing protein, which produces MSRAPVDGEAGGGAGGGAGGPAPLAAPLATSLVELKAAAKFYGPRLVFKDVSFAVRPGEIWIVAGENGAGKSTLLRVAAGLSRADAGGVSHGTGPGGIGLLGHETFVYPHLSALENLRFWAKLHERRAAPEDIAAVLARVGLSAAAEERAGRFSRGMAQRLALARVLLLAPELLLLDEPGTGLDARSRAMLEREIAAARERGAGLLWVSHHLGHDLALADKVLFLKRGRAAYCGDASGFAAAEEGLC; this is translated from the coding sequence GTGAGTAGGGCGCCGGTGGACGGGGAAGCAGGCGGGGGAGCAGGCGGAGGAGCGGGCGGGCCCGCACCCCTGGCCGCTCCTCTGGCCACCTCCCTGGTGGAGCTCAAGGCCGCGGCCAAGTTCTACGGCCCCCGGCTCGTCTTCAAGGACGTGAGCTTCGCCGTGCGGCCGGGCGAGATATGGATCGTGGCCGGGGAGAACGGCGCGGGCAAGTCCACGCTCCTGCGCGTCGCCGCTGGGCTCTCCCGCGCGGACGCGGGCGGCGTGTCCCACGGCACGGGCCCCGGCGGCATCGGCCTGCTCGGCCACGAGACCTTCGTCTATCCCCACCTTTCGGCCCTGGAGAACCTGCGCTTCTGGGCCAAGCTGCACGAGCGCCGCGCCGCGCCCGAGGACATCGCCGCGGTGCTCGCCCGCGTGGGACTCTCGGCCGCGGCCGAGGAGAGGGCGGGCCGCTTCTCGCGCGGCATGGCGCAGCGTCTGGCCCTGGCCCGCGTGCTGCTGCTCGCGCCCGAGCTGCTGCTCCTCGACGAGCCCGGCACCGGTCTCGACGCGCGCTCCCGGGCCATGCTGGAGAGGGAGATCGCGGCCGCCCGCGAACGCGGCGCGGGACTTCTCTGGGTCAGCCATCACCTGGGCCACGACCTCGCCCTGGCCGACAAGGTGCTCTTTCTGAAGCGCGGCCGCGCGGCCTACTGCGGCGACGCCTCTGGCTTCGCCGCGGCCGAGGAGGGCTTGTGCTGA
- a CDS encoding branched-chain amino acid ABC transporter permease: MLIQQLINGLTLGVIYAMIAVGYTMVYGVIELINFAHGEIYMLGAFFCATFITAFHMPFYLAMALAMVACGAAGVIIEKLAYKPLRKAPRLAVLITAIGMSIFLQNLSMAIWGSRPQPFPQDAVPAYLNDIAVRFSDVQISWLQLFIFGLTILMMIGLNLIITKTKTGTAMRALAQNSKAAALMGINVDRIISFTFALGSAMGAVAGVLVSVFYNTMYPTMGYTAGVKAFAAAVLGGIGSVPGAMIGGIVLGVAEALGAGYVSSLYRDGVAYAVLIAVIIFRPSGILGKLVGDKA, from the coding sequence GTGCTCATACAGCAGCTCATCAACGGTCTCACGCTCGGCGTGATCTACGCTATGATCGCCGTCGGCTACACCATGGTCTACGGCGTCATCGAGCTGATCAACTTCGCCCACGGCGAGATCTACATGCTCGGCGCCTTTTTCTGCGCCACGTTCATCACCGCCTTCCACATGCCGTTCTACCTCGCCATGGCCCTGGCCATGGTCGCCTGCGGCGCCGCAGGAGTGATCATCGAGAAGCTGGCCTACAAGCCGCTGCGCAAGGCGCCGCGCCTGGCCGTGCTGATCACCGCCATCGGCATGTCCATCTTCCTGCAGAACCTTTCCATGGCCATATGGGGCAGCCGCCCGCAGCCGTTCCCGCAGGACGCCGTGCCCGCCTACCTGAACGACATCGCCGTGCGCTTCAGCGACGTGCAGATCTCCTGGCTGCAGCTGTTCATCTTCGGCCTGACCATCCTGATGATGATCGGCCTCAACCTGATCATCACCAAGACCAAGACCGGCACCGCCATGCGCGCCCTGGCCCAGAACAGCAAGGCCGCCGCGCTCATGGGCATCAACGTGGACCGCATCATCTCCTTCACCTTCGCCCTGGGCTCGGCCATGGGCGCGGTCGCGGGCGTGCTGGTCAGCGTCTTCTACAACACCATGTATCCGACCATGGGCTACACCGCGGGCGTCAAGGCCTTCGCGGCGGCCGTGCTCGGCGGCATCGGCTCGGTGCCCGGGGCCATGATCGGCGGCATCGTGCTCGGCGTGGCCGAGGCGCTCGGCGCGGGCTACGTCTCCTCGCTGTACCGCGACGGAGTCGCCTACGCCGTGCTCATCGCGGTGATCATCTTCCGTCCCTCGGGCATCCTGGGCAAGCTCGTGGGGGACAAGGCGTAA
- a CDS encoding ABC transporter substrate-binding protein: MSKRLITFLVAVLAMALFAVPAFASDSVKIAVAAPFTGAAAPYGDNVKAGVQIKVDEINAAGGINGKKLEVEWMDEQCDPKEAATVAPKIVENKEILGVVGHVCSSAHLAALPFYVRGGIVAISPTATNPSISEKNKDRAGKVWSFRNVYRDDFQGIFMARYAKEALGLKAVGVFYENNDYGIGLKDSFVNEAKKIGLKIVGEEAYVKGAQDFTPQLTKFKEAHPDGIFIAGYYGEGALIAAQAKKLGMDVVKMGADGLDNGDYIKLARAAANNTYLSVPFLQDVASPAAKAFVAKFKETYKRDADYMSVNAYDATGILAEAIAKAGPDRAKIRDYIAGINAEHPYMGIGGKTVFDAKGDCQKPAFVKMVKDEKFVAAPKQMN; encoded by the coding sequence ATGTCCAAGCGGCTGATCACTTTTCTGGTCGCAGTCCTCGCCATGGCGCTTTTCGCCGTCCCCGCGTTCGCGTCGGATTCGGTGAAGATCGCCGTGGCTGCCCCGTTCACCGGCGCTGCCGCGCCCTACGGCGACAACGTCAAGGCCGGCGTGCAGATCAAGGTCGACGAGATCAATGCCGCAGGCGGCATCAACGGCAAGAAGCTCGAAGTCGAGTGGATGGACGAGCAGTGCGATCCCAAGGAAGCCGCCACGGTGGCCCCGAAGATCGTCGAGAACAAGGAAATCCTCGGCGTCGTCGGCCACGTCTGCTCTTCCGCGCATCTGGCCGCGCTGCCCTTCTACGTCCGCGGCGGCATCGTCGCCATCTCTCCCACGGCGACCAACCCGAGCATCTCCGAGAAGAACAAGGACCGCGCGGGCAAGGTCTGGTCTTTCCGCAACGTCTACCGTGACGACTTCCAGGGCATCTTCATGGCCCGCTACGCCAAGGAAGCGCTCGGCCTGAAGGCCGTCGGCGTGTTCTACGAGAACAACGACTACGGCATCGGCCTGAAGGACTCCTTCGTGAACGAGGCCAAGAAGATCGGTCTCAAGATCGTGGGCGAGGAAGCCTACGTGAAGGGCGCCCAGGACTTCACCCCGCAGCTGACCAAGTTCAAGGAAGCCCATCCCGACGGCATCTTCATCGCCGGCTACTACGGCGAGGGCGCGCTCATCGCCGCCCAGGCCAAGAAGCTCGGCATGGACGTGGTCAAGATGGGCGCCGACGGCCTGGACAACGGCGACTACATCAAGCTCGCCCGCGCCGCCGCCAACAACACCTACCTCTCCGTGCCCTTCCTCCAGGACGTGGCCTCTCCCGCGGCCAAGGCCTTCGTGGCCAAGTTCAAGGAGACCTACAAGCGTGACGCCGACTACATGAGCGTCAACGCCTACGACGCCACCGGCATCCTGGCCGAGGCCATCGCCAAGGCCGGACCTGACCGCGCCAAGATCCGCGACTACATCGCGGGCATCAACGCCGAGCATCCCTACATGGGCATCGGCGGCAAGACCGTGTTCGACGCCAAGGGCGACTGCCAGAAGCCCGCGTTCGTGAAGATGGTCAAGGATGAGAAGTTCGTCGCCGCTCCGAAGCAGATGAACTAA
- a CDS encoding heme lyase CcmF/NrfE family subunit: MHAIAYWGLLLALFISLFAGCSAAWQGLRGGGRLTPLFERGHFLATALVTVSSLLLLLAFVRHDFSLRYVQDYSDSTLELFYAVTGFWAGQDGSLLFWAWMVSLMGLVFQVTPSYRALPERTRTLYWLLFFAVQGFFLLLLTNWSNPFIEIVPPPLDGRGLNPLLRNPGMIFHPPLLFLGYGGFAVPACLALASRLGGEGHDWLPAGRRWIIFSWIFLTAGIVLGGWWAYMELGWGGYWGWDPVENASLIPWFTSSALIHTAIVEERRKALHSSNVFLISLTLLICFFATYLVRSGVVDSLHAFSGTGVAMPLLVFMLAGLVLALLASYALPGPESRPLPGLFSRPGFLIVTAWLFLALGLVVILGTMWPVISKLWSTSTVGLGAAFYNRVCLPLFALVALLLVLCPWLGWKEGIRDRAGAMVSVAMLPVAVAVMYLKGYSLPLALLGGGAGVAALVGVVLVLLRDGSMRRRVRGLGFVGVHLGLALVVIGVAVSGPFSTSRNVVLSPGESTVVNGYTFTFKGLSEHESASMGSIEAAVEVTHGNAAVGVVRPERRVYRNFDQPFAEVSTIPSLGNEIYSVLLGVDKSDRASLMLAVNPLVNWVWIGATIMCLAGFLCLAGGKGRGE, translated from the coding sequence ATGCATGCCATCGCCTACTGGGGCCTGCTCCTGGCCCTGTTCATCAGCCTTTTCGCGGGATGCTCCGCCGCCTGGCAGGGACTGCGCGGGGGAGGGCGGCTGACGCCCCTGTTCGAGCGCGGCCACTTCCTGGCCACCGCGCTCGTGACCGTGAGCTCCCTCCTGCTCCTGCTGGCCTTCGTGCGCCACGACTTCTCCCTGCGCTACGTTCAGGACTACTCCGACTCCACCCTCGAGCTCTTCTACGCCGTGACCGGCTTCTGGGCCGGGCAGGACGGCTCGCTCCTCTTCTGGGCCTGGATGGTCTCGCTCATGGGCCTCGTCTTCCAGGTCACGCCGAGCTACCGGGCGCTTCCGGAGCGCACGCGCACGCTCTACTGGCTGCTCTTCTTCGCGGTGCAGGGCTTCTTCCTCCTGCTCCTGACCAACTGGAGCAACCCCTTCATCGAGATCGTGCCGCCGCCGCTGGACGGCCGCGGCCTCAACCCGCTTCTGCGCAACCCGGGCATGATCTTCCATCCTCCGCTGCTCTTCCTCGGCTACGGCGGCTTCGCCGTGCCCGCCTGCCTGGCCCTGGCCTCGCGCCTGGGCGGGGAAGGGCACGACTGGTTGCCCGCCGGTCGGCGCTGGATCATCTTTTCCTGGATCTTCCTCACAGCGGGCATCGTGCTCGGCGGCTGGTGGGCCTACATGGAGCTCGGCTGGGGCGGCTACTGGGGCTGGGACCCGGTGGAGAACGCCTCGCTCATCCCCTGGTTCACCTCCTCGGCGCTCATCCACACGGCCATCGTCGAGGAACGCCGCAAGGCCCTGCACAGCAGCAACGTCTTCCTCATCTCCCTGACGCTGCTCATCTGCTTCTTCGCCACCTACCTGGTGCGCTCCGGCGTGGTCGACTCCCTGCACGCCTTCAGCGGCACGGGCGTGGCCATGCCCCTGCTCGTGTTCATGCTCGCGGGCCTCGTCCTCGCGCTGCTCGCCTCCTACGCCCTGCCCGGGCCCGAGTCGCGCCCCCTGCCGGGCCTCTTCAGCCGTCCGGGCTTTCTGATCGTCACGGCCTGGCTCTTCCTGGCGCTCGGCCTCGTGGTCATCCTGGGCACCATGTGGCCGGTCATCAGCAAGCTCTGGAGCACGAGCACCGTGGGCCTGGGCGCGGCCTTCTACAACCGCGTCTGCCTGCCGCTCTTCGCCCTGGTGGCGCTGCTCCTGGTGCTCTGCCCCTGGCTCGGCTGGAAGGAGGGCATCCGCGACCGCGCGGGCGCCATGGTCAGTGTGGCCATGCTGCCCGTGGCCGTGGCCGTCATGTATCTCAAGGGCTACTCGCTGCCCCTGGCCCTCCTGGGCGGCGGCGCGGGCGTGGCGGCCCTCGTGGGCGTCGTCCTGGTCCTCCTTCGCGACGGCTCCATGCGTCGGCGCGTGCGCGGCCTCGGCTTCGTCGGGGTGCACCTGGGCCTGGCCCTGGTGGTCATCGGCGTCGCCGTGTCCGGCCCCTTCTCGACCTCGCGCAACGTGGTCCTTTCCCCCGGCGAGAGCACGGTGGTGAACGGCTACACCTTCACCTTCAAGGGGCTCTCCGAGCACGAGAGCGCCAGCATGGGCTCCATCGAGGCCGCGGTCGAGGTGACGCACGGCAACGCCGCCGTCGGCGTGGTCCGGCCGGAGCGGCGCGTCTACCGCAACTTCGATCAGCCCTTCGCCGAGGTCTCCACCATTCCCTCGCTCGGCAACGAGATCTACTCGGTCCTGCTCGGCGTGGACAAGAGCGACCGCGCCTCCCTGATGCTGGCGGTCAATCCGCTGGTCAACTGGGTCTGGATCGGCGCCACGATCATGTGCCTGGCGGGCTTCCTCTGCCTTGCGGGCGGGAAGGGCCGCGGTGAGTAG
- a CDS encoding ABC transporter ATP-binding protein: MSTPLLRIASVSKRFGGLLALSDVSFDVARGSIMGLIGPNGAGKTTMFNCIAGVSGPTSGTVELTANGRTRVTNGFKPEKMTSLGVARTFQNIRLFSELSVLDNVRIGQHCRTKSNVFGAVFRTKTQREEEQRIVDASMKWLSFVGLESKVFHQSSALSYGDQRRLEIARALSTGPRLLLLDEPAAGMNPQETASLVGLIHAILEKDITVILIEHDMKLVMSICEHLVVLDHGMKIAEGGPREIRENPQVIEAYLGRGAANA; the protein is encoded by the coding sequence GTGAGCACGCCCCTTCTGCGCATAGCCTCCGTGTCCAAGCGTTTCGGCGGCCTCCTGGCCCTGTCCGACGTCTCCTTCGACGTCGCTCGCGGCAGCATCATGGGGCTCATCGGCCCCAACGGTGCGGGCAAGACCACGATGTTCAACTGCATCGCGGGCGTGAGCGGGCCGACCTCCGGCACGGTGGAGCTGACCGCGAACGGCCGCACGCGGGTGACCAACGGCTTCAAGCCCGAGAAGATGACCTCGCTCGGCGTGGCCCGCACCTTCCAGAACATCCGCCTCTTCTCCGAGCTCTCCGTGCTCGACAACGTGCGCATCGGCCAGCACTGCCGCACCAAGAGCAACGTCTTCGGCGCGGTCTTCCGCACCAAGACGCAGCGCGAGGAGGAACAGCGCATCGTGGACGCGTCCATGAAGTGGCTCTCCTTCGTGGGCCTCGAGAGCAAGGTCTTCCATCAGTCCTCGGCCCTGTCCTACGGCGACCAGCGCCGCCTGGAGATCGCGCGCGCCCTGTCCACCGGACCGAGGCTCCTGCTGCTCGACGAGCCCGCCGCGGGCATGAACCCGCAGGAAACGGCCTCGCTGGTGGGGCTCATCCACGCCATTTTGGAGAAGGACATCACCGTGATCCTCATCGAGCACGACATGAAGCTCGTCATGTCCATCTGCGAGCATCTGGTGGTCCTCGACCACGGCATGAAGATCGCCGAGGGCGGCCCGCGCGAGATCCGCGAGAACCCGCAGGTCATCGAAGCCTACCTGGGCAGGGGGGCCGCCAATGCTTAA